The Salmo salar chromosome ssa06, Ssal_v3.1, whole genome shotgun sequence genome window below encodes:
- the LOC106606977 gene encoding xylosyltransferase 2 isoform X1, whose protein sequence is MVASVRVQKLLRRYKLAIAAALTILLIQGLVVWSLRSLEEGEAERKTRRSKLPDHNSQDPKREAVAWERQNALSGRSGARWNSRLERTGATAASALRRSTIRVTVPLGQGVAVDGVPPHDPSSSRNFTDTRGGGEGAARLPPPAMPGEPGSVEGAPQAPSNDFVPKCDIMGKDALSALHRAGSRQCRQEIANIVCQHQAGQLMPRALPQFCPLHGFSSPVQTAEELDNDLSKVENPVRVAFVLVVHGRAIRQLKRLIKAIYHRDHFYYIHVDKRSNYLHREVQQIAQQYPNVRATPWRMVTIWGGASLLKAYLRSMQDLLSMLDWNWDFFINLSATDFPTRTNDELVAFLSQHRDQNFLKSHGRENARFIKKQGLDRLFHECDNHMWRLGERTIPEGLEVSGGSDWFSLTRRFVEYVINSQDELVAGLKQFYTYALLPAESFFHTVLGNSHMCDSLVDNNLRVTNWNRKLGCKCQYKHIVDWCGCSPNDFKPQDLVRIQQLTRPTFFARKFESTVNQEAIDILDTHLYGHYAPGTVAIKAYWESLFEQADGVGSLSDVALTAYSSFFRLGLRSLDSSQTSLETCRYEPIGYPVSVHLYFYDERFQGYLVRQEVQNVVSRVRETVEVWAVPQATMQLENNLREFERLKNLEVGTEWDPKERILRNFGSVIGPLDEPVAVQKWVRGPNLTATIVWIDPAQTVAASYDISVDVDAEYTQYKPLLQRPLRPGAWTVRVLRLWERVAEVRFLVMPLAFKGREPLRQEEDSWLHAGPPGNLYLEQGFQQLRSVLKLPPQEPALQEAQQRAQLVGKPLEAWVDRTVGAFWVTGDLCSTLPSPGPCPSLGPCTKSTWSSLAPDPKSELGPVKGDGRIR, encoded by the exons AGGAAAACACGGCGGTCTAAGCTACCTGACCACAACAGCCAGGACCCCAAAAGAGAGGCGGTGGCCTGGGAGAGACAGAACGCCTTGTCTGGGAGGAGCGGGGCCCGATGGAACAGCAGGCTGGAGAGGACGGGGGCCACGGCCGCCAGCGCCCTCCGGAGGAGCACCATCAGGGTGACGGTGCCCCTGGGCCAGGGGGTAGCAGTTGATGGCGTTCCCCCCCATGACCCCTCCAGCAGCCGTAACTTCACTGATACCCGGGGCGGAGGGGAGGGGGCGGCCAGACTACCCCCTCCAGCCATGCCAGGGGAACCCGGCAGCGTGGAGGGGGCACCCCAAGCCCCCAGCAACGACTTTGTGCCCAAGTGTGACATCATGGGCAAGGACGCCCTGTCGGCCCTGCACCGCGCCGGTTCGCGGCAGTGCCGGCAGGAGATCGCCAACATTGTGTGCCAGCATCAGGCCGGGCAGCTCATGCCAAGGGCACTGCCTCAGTTCTGCCCGCTGCACG GTTTTTCCAGCCCGGTCCAGACAGCTGAAGAGCTGGACAATGACCTGTCCAAGGTGGAGAACCCGGTCAGGGTGGCCTTCGTCCTGGTGGTCCACGGCCGGGCCATCAGGCAGCTCAAACGCCTCATCAAAGCCATATACCACCGAGACCACTTCTACTACATCCACGTGGACAAG CGTTCCAACTACCTGCATCGGGAGGTGCAGCAGATCGCCCAGCAGTACCCCAATGTGCGTGCCACGCCCTGGCGCATGGTGACCATCTGGGGCGGTGCCAGCCTGCTGAAGGCCTACCTGCGCAGCATGCAGGACCTGCTCTCCATGCTGGACTGGAATTGGGACTTCTTCATCAACCTCAGTGCCACTGACTTCCCCACCAG GACCAACGATGAACTGGTGGCTTTTCTGTCACAGCACAGAGACCAGAACTTCCTCAAGTCACATGGGCGGGAGAACGCGAG GTTCATAAAGAAGCAGGGTCTGGACCGGCTGTTCCATGAGTGTGACAACCACATGTGGCGGCTGGGTGAGCGGACCATCCCAGAGGGTCTGGAGGTGTCTGGGGGCTCTGACTGGTTCTCCCTCACCAGGCGCTTCGTCGAGTATGTCATCAACTCCCAGGATGAGCTGGTGGCGGGCCTGAAACAGTTCTACACCTACGCCCTGCTCCCCGCTGAG TCCTTCTTCCACACAGTGCTGGGGAACAGTCACATGTGTGACTCTCTGGTGGACAACAACCTGCGTGTTACCAACTGGAACAGGAAGCTGGGCTGTAAGTGCCAGTacaaacacatagtggactggtGCGGCTGCTCTCCCAACGACTTCAAACCACAGGACCTCGTCAGGATACAG CAACTGACCCGGCCCACGTTCTTTGCCCGAAAGTTTGAGTCCACGGTGAACCAAGAGGCTATAGACATCCTGGACACCCACCTGTATGGACACTACGCCCCAGGGACAGTGGCCATCAAGGCCTACTGGGAGAGCCTGTTTGAGCAGGCGGACGGGGTGGGCTCCCTCAGTGACGTGGCCCTCACGGCCTACTCTTCCTTCTTCCGCCTGGGCCTCAGGAGCCTGGATAGCAGCCAGACCAGCCTGGAGACCTGCAG GTATGAGCCAATAGGCTACCCGGTGTCGGTGCACCTGTATTTCTACGACGAGCGTTTCCAGGGCTACTTGGTCCGTCAGGAGGTGCAGAACGTGGTGTCAAGGGTCAGGGAAACGGTAGAGGTGTGGGCCGTGCCTCAGGCCACCATGCAGCTGGAGAACAACCTCAGGGAGTTTGAGAGGCTCAAGaacctggag GTGGGCACAGAGTGGGACCCCAAGGAGAGAATCCTCCGGAACTTCGGCAGTGTGATCGGGCCGCTGGATGAGCCGGTGGCGGTACAGAAGTGGGTTCGGGGGCCCAACCTCACTGCTACCATTGTGTGGATCGACCCCGCCCAGACGGTGGCGGCATCTTATGACATCAGTGTGGATGTGGACGCAGAGTACACGCAGTACAAGCCCCTACTACAGCGGCCGCTCCGCCCCGGGGCCTGGACAGTCAGGGTGCTGAGGCTGTGGGAGCGCGTGGCCGAGGTTCGCTTCCTCGTCATGCCCCTGGCCTTCAAAGGACGAGAGCCACTACGCCAAG AGGAGGACAGCTGGCTGCACGCGGGGCCACCAGGCAACCTGTACCTGGAGCAGGGCTTCCAGCAGCTGAGATCTGTTCTGAAGCTGCCCCCACAGGAGCCCGCCCTGCAGGAGGCCCAGCAGAGGGCCCAGCTGGTGGGCAAGCCCCTGGAAGCCTGGGTGGACCGCACCGTGGGGGCCTTCTGGGTGACCGGGGACCTGTGCTCCACCCTGCCCTCCCCGGGCCCCTGCCCTTCCCTGGGCCCCTGTACCAAGTCCACCTGGAGCTCCCTCGCCCCAGACCCTAAGTCAGAACTTGGCCCTGTCAAAGGTGATGGCCGGATCAGGTAG
- the LOC106606977 gene encoding xylosyltransferase 2 isoform X2 translates to MVASVRVQKLLRRYKLAIAAALTILLIQGLVVWSLRSLEEGEAERKTRRSKLPDHNSQDPKREAVAWERQNALSGRSGARWNSRLERTGATAASALRRSTIRVTVPLGQGVAVDGVPPHDPSSSRNFTDTRGGGEGAARLPPPAMPGEPGSVEGAPQAPSNDFVPKCDIMGKDALSALHRAGSRQCRQEIANIVCQHQAGQLMPRALPQFCPLHGFSSPVQTAEELDNDLSKVENPVRVAFVLVVHGRAIRQLKRLIKAIYHRDHFYYIHVDKRSNYLHREVQQIAQQYPNVRATPWRMVTIWGGASLLKAYLRSMQDLLSMLDWNWDFFINLSATDFPTRFIKKQGLDRLFHECDNHMWRLGERTIPEGLEVSGGSDWFSLTRRFVEYVINSQDELVAGLKQFYTYALLPAESFFHTVLGNSHMCDSLVDNNLRVTNWNRKLGCKCQYKHIVDWCGCSPNDFKPQDLVRIQQLTRPTFFARKFESTVNQEAIDILDTHLYGHYAPGTVAIKAYWESLFEQADGVGSLSDVALTAYSSFFRLGLRSLDSSQTSLETCRYEPIGYPVSVHLYFYDERFQGYLVRQEVQNVVSRVRETVEVWAVPQATMQLENNLREFERLKNLEVGTEWDPKERILRNFGSVIGPLDEPVAVQKWVRGPNLTATIVWIDPAQTVAASYDISVDVDAEYTQYKPLLQRPLRPGAWTVRVLRLWERVAEVRFLVMPLAFKGREPLRQEEDSWLHAGPPGNLYLEQGFQQLRSVLKLPPQEPALQEAQQRAQLVGKPLEAWVDRTVGAFWVTGDLCSTLPSPGPCPSLGPCTKSTWSSLAPDPKSELGPVKGDGRIR, encoded by the exons AGGAAAACACGGCGGTCTAAGCTACCTGACCACAACAGCCAGGACCCCAAAAGAGAGGCGGTGGCCTGGGAGAGACAGAACGCCTTGTCTGGGAGGAGCGGGGCCCGATGGAACAGCAGGCTGGAGAGGACGGGGGCCACGGCCGCCAGCGCCCTCCGGAGGAGCACCATCAGGGTGACGGTGCCCCTGGGCCAGGGGGTAGCAGTTGATGGCGTTCCCCCCCATGACCCCTCCAGCAGCCGTAACTTCACTGATACCCGGGGCGGAGGGGAGGGGGCGGCCAGACTACCCCCTCCAGCCATGCCAGGGGAACCCGGCAGCGTGGAGGGGGCACCCCAAGCCCCCAGCAACGACTTTGTGCCCAAGTGTGACATCATGGGCAAGGACGCCCTGTCGGCCCTGCACCGCGCCGGTTCGCGGCAGTGCCGGCAGGAGATCGCCAACATTGTGTGCCAGCATCAGGCCGGGCAGCTCATGCCAAGGGCACTGCCTCAGTTCTGCCCGCTGCACG GTTTTTCCAGCCCGGTCCAGACAGCTGAAGAGCTGGACAATGACCTGTCCAAGGTGGAGAACCCGGTCAGGGTGGCCTTCGTCCTGGTGGTCCACGGCCGGGCCATCAGGCAGCTCAAACGCCTCATCAAAGCCATATACCACCGAGACCACTTCTACTACATCCACGTGGACAAG CGTTCCAACTACCTGCATCGGGAGGTGCAGCAGATCGCCCAGCAGTACCCCAATGTGCGTGCCACGCCCTGGCGCATGGTGACCATCTGGGGCGGTGCCAGCCTGCTGAAGGCCTACCTGCGCAGCATGCAGGACCTGCTCTCCATGCTGGACTGGAATTGGGACTTCTTCATCAACCTCAGTGCCACTGACTTCCCCACCAG GTTCATAAAGAAGCAGGGTCTGGACCGGCTGTTCCATGAGTGTGACAACCACATGTGGCGGCTGGGTGAGCGGACCATCCCAGAGGGTCTGGAGGTGTCTGGGGGCTCTGACTGGTTCTCCCTCACCAGGCGCTTCGTCGAGTATGTCATCAACTCCCAGGATGAGCTGGTGGCGGGCCTGAAACAGTTCTACACCTACGCCCTGCTCCCCGCTGAG TCCTTCTTCCACACAGTGCTGGGGAACAGTCACATGTGTGACTCTCTGGTGGACAACAACCTGCGTGTTACCAACTGGAACAGGAAGCTGGGCTGTAAGTGCCAGTacaaacacatagtggactggtGCGGCTGCTCTCCCAACGACTTCAAACCACAGGACCTCGTCAGGATACAG CAACTGACCCGGCCCACGTTCTTTGCCCGAAAGTTTGAGTCCACGGTGAACCAAGAGGCTATAGACATCCTGGACACCCACCTGTATGGACACTACGCCCCAGGGACAGTGGCCATCAAGGCCTACTGGGAGAGCCTGTTTGAGCAGGCGGACGGGGTGGGCTCCCTCAGTGACGTGGCCCTCACGGCCTACTCTTCCTTCTTCCGCCTGGGCCTCAGGAGCCTGGATAGCAGCCAGACCAGCCTGGAGACCTGCAG GTATGAGCCAATAGGCTACCCGGTGTCGGTGCACCTGTATTTCTACGACGAGCGTTTCCAGGGCTACTTGGTCCGTCAGGAGGTGCAGAACGTGGTGTCAAGGGTCAGGGAAACGGTAGAGGTGTGGGCCGTGCCTCAGGCCACCATGCAGCTGGAGAACAACCTCAGGGAGTTTGAGAGGCTCAAGaacctggag GTGGGCACAGAGTGGGACCCCAAGGAGAGAATCCTCCGGAACTTCGGCAGTGTGATCGGGCCGCTGGATGAGCCGGTGGCGGTACAGAAGTGGGTTCGGGGGCCCAACCTCACTGCTACCATTGTGTGGATCGACCCCGCCCAGACGGTGGCGGCATCTTATGACATCAGTGTGGATGTGGACGCAGAGTACACGCAGTACAAGCCCCTACTACAGCGGCCGCTCCGCCCCGGGGCCTGGACAGTCAGGGTGCTGAGGCTGTGGGAGCGCGTGGCCGAGGTTCGCTTCCTCGTCATGCCCCTGGCCTTCAAAGGACGAGAGCCACTACGCCAAG AGGAGGACAGCTGGCTGCACGCGGGGCCACCAGGCAACCTGTACCTGGAGCAGGGCTTCCAGCAGCTGAGATCTGTTCTGAAGCTGCCCCCACAGGAGCCCGCCCTGCAGGAGGCCCAGCAGAGGGCCCAGCTGGTGGGCAAGCCCCTGGAAGCCTGGGTGGACCGCACCGTGGGGGCCTTCTGGGTGACCGGGGACCTGTGCTCCACCCTGCCCTCCCCGGGCCCCTGCCCTTCCCTGGGCCCCTGTACCAAGTCCACCTGGAGCTCCCTCGCCCCAGACCCTAAGTCAGAACTTGGCCCTGTCAAAGGTGATGGCCGGATCAGGTAG